In Paenibacillus stellifer, the DNA window AATCAGATCTTTGTTCTGCTGCTGGACATCGGCGGCATAGCGATATACGGCACTTTGAAGCTCCGAATTGTCCGGATTCACAGCCAGTCGAGCAAGATCGGCGTTCAGGGCCGCAATCTCCAAATCGTGGCGAACGGTATCCAGCTTGGTCTCCACAGCTTCCGAAGCTGAAGCGGTCGTCTTTCGGAGTTCGTCCTGAATGGCGGACTGCAAAGCGTCCGAAGATTGATTGTAACTGAAATACCCGGATATAAGAAGTGGGACGCTGATAATCAGCACAAGACATATGCTTATTTTAACTTTTAGACTCAGTGTAATCATTCCTCCGTGTCAAGCTAATGAATATCCGGCTGTGCCGGTGCTAAATACGCTTAACCATGGTAATGCCCCGGCCATCCGCCAGAACTTCATCCGCGAAGCTGCGGATCAAGAACAATCCCCGGCCGCTCTCTGCAAGCAGATCCGCCTCTTCTATGGTGTCTGAGAGAAAGCCGGGGTCAATCCCGCCGCCCTCATCCTCAACCTGTACGGACAAAAGTCCATCAGACAGGGAATAGCGAATGGTAATCGGCTTGGTATCGCAGCAGCCGTTGCCATGGCTATAGGCGTTGGTCACAGCTTCGGTCAGCATTAACTTGACGGCGAAAGCGGCTTCCTCCAGTTGAAGATCCCGGATGATTCCATCGATCACACCTGAATGCCTCTCCAGGCCGTACACGATTACCTCTTTGCCCTTTCCGGGAAGACGGTCACCGCTATTTACTTGATTAGCAGACTTAACCATGTGCAGTCATCCTTCAATACAGATTCATGGATCGCGAACTTCAGTGAATCGTAATCGAAATACCTTCTTTCCCCTTCGGCGCCACCGTCAAGCAGCTCTAATCCATCGCTGTAGAAACATAAGCGGTCTCCGGGTACAAACGGAACGACCGAGGATTCAAAATTGCTGTGCGGGAACATCCCTACCGGTGCGCCCGGTACGATCAGTTTCGTCACAGCGCCGCTCCGGGCCTGGTGAATAAATTCATTGATGCCGG includes these proteins:
- a CDS encoding ATP-binding protein; the encoded protein is MVKSANQVNSGDRLPGKGKEVIVYGLERHSGVIDGIIRDLQLEEAAFAVKLMLTEAVTNAYSHGNGCCDTKPITIRYSLSDGLLSVQVEDEGGGIDPGFLSDTIEEADLLAESGRGLFLIRSFADEVLADGRGITMVKRI